In the genome of Aedes aegypti strain LVP_AGWG chromosome 2, AaegL5.0 Primary Assembly, whole genome shotgun sequence, the window aaatatgatataacatgggttttatcattgaaaaaaataaaagctcaagaaattatcgtcattcgtgagctgccgaataaaacaacacaagaacagcttaagaaaaactcaccactttgaaaggtccaattctccgctccaataccaatttatcacaaaagctacgcaccCGTCACTCATGCACTATTAAACTTATGATTGGTCTATAAACCACTCGAAAATACtgaatttttatgctttaaatcacatattaaaattaatacactttgctttcctcggcaatcactttttattacgggaataggttgccagaaaaccatattcaattgcggtgtattttttattcacaatttaaattcattaaaaaaattgaacacaACTAATTGATGCATTGgcattaggcaacaaagcatgcattggtaataattgagcctttcaatactttccttttctgaagattgtagcgcataaaattcaatatactgagaaacatatagaATATACGTCTTGCAATAGgtaaactattttggcaacactcctgttgttctacaggcaatcagaggatgatgtttttgtgtcaagtcataagtgcatTAATatgcaaagggcctattctgattttctcatacactgaaaataatatgaacgtaaaaaaaaaaatgtaaaaatagcctgtagaattttcaatttcgcgTTATCTGttagcgattttttgcgcatagacactagggtgcggcttattttccaaaagttctcgaaaccaaaaattcgtgtgctcttatgaattcaaatcatattagaagagaaaccgcaaagtttgagccaaaaatatttagatttttacatttatttattcTCCGTCTTTGACTACAGGTCACACAGactgaaaacttaatattaTGTACTTTACTTAAATTTTATCTCTTATCCTATTAACAATTTAGGGGTGGCGCATGCGTCTTGTAGGTGAATTTTCAGTTATAAaatatggccttcagtgaagtcacgataacttcggttatttcgcaccaatttcaaaacttttagcatcattatattcaaaattaaattttagaaaactttttagaacatcaaatttgtcttaaatcgaaacaaatctttgttaaaagtagttttctcgaaatttttcttcattttactggaaaattcatatttgtttgaccataacactcaacctatttcaaatatttgtacagtcgaagcttgttataacgacatgggagcgtcgtaatagagaaatgtcgttatagagaatagtgataacattaaaatctttttcaagggaccgaaaaatgtcgctatagagagcttttgtcgctattAAAATGGTCGTTATAATTAGTTGTTTCCATGCTGTTCATACAACATatgtttctaaaaaatgtttttggcttagttttgtaacaaaaactatccaaaaatatgattttttaaagaaaaaatcgaatttctttggattatttatgacaaaaattaaaaaaaaaactgacgtttTTCGTTAAGAAAACATGggtttgtgcagtttttgttgaataacttggtcaaatcattttttagtgaaatgtgtcgAATGAAAAGTATGAAACTAATTAAGTAAGATTTGGAATcagttgagtattcatgaagttatggtcaaacaaagatattattttagtaaaatgaggaaacatttggagtaaactactttttattgaaactagttttgattttacacaaatttgatattctacaaagttttcatatatttagtttttaacgatcaacgctccgtcatcgtaatcgaaagcagtttttctgttcaaaacaataaattattcgatgaaaatgtgttcattgtgtttcggttggagaatagaattcagtgaacacattttcctgtaaattttcttgattttgaacgaaaaaattgcttttgaaatcaatgacggatcctgcccccttatgataatggtgctgaaagtttcaaaattggttagaaattaccgaagttatggtaaatcttaatatttttggctcaaactatgaggtttctcttctaatacgatttgaattcataagagtacaagaatttttggttttgagaggtttttaaaaataagccgcaccctaataaacagtagtgtgagtagcgaataggggcatgcatgtaacccattcaaacgcaactctgaaattcaagttatacgataatcgtgttccgtggattttttttgcagagcacaatattatgaatcaattaaccatgacgtcacgctgcaacttctaggctggattcgcacttgctgcaagaccatgacatggcaatttttacagCCGAAATGCTGTCATAATGAGATTGAATACcaaaaatattcgataaaataaatgaaaatgaaattaggcagcatccatttatgacataacgttaaaatgtacaattttcgaccattcccccctccgcaacggtatttgcatgaaaaaaaaaatataaattttgtgtttgagccgcaacgtttgagcctactctccctacccctagagcgttacgtaatttgtggacggtgccttagtctgcataaatttgtggcgttgtgtattcaatttgactctctgctattctatttataactgcaattctgttctcagtgtagtctgtatttttctgcattggccctttcaacaagtagaacataatgagtgacgtttaatttcagggtttgtcaacaaatacgaaatgttaccaatacataaactagtttttgcgcagttttggattgccgaagtgaacatttttgttgccgacaatagtaattgcattgccgataaaagaacaagtgcttcgtgactttggtgaggaaaaattgaagattaagggccgatttcttcacccccgcttaggccttaaacctagtttaatcatatgggtaaacgtggtttacggcttaagcgaaggtgaagaaatcgaccctaagagaataaaatagtgttttatgtataataattaacaaatgaagagtgctcaagGTGTCTGCTGCTAATTGTTGAGCTcaattgttgcgtaaaattgccctcttaaaagttcagctgcttaggctgccgacaatacgtaagttcccctattcacattacgcttgataTCTAATCGCagctttttcgatccagttttcCAATTGCtaataatttacgtttttcattattttccatacgttttgacagttctaaactaccattcttccatgcccttgtgttggaagtttgagaaatttgagaatacaGCGtcgcgcgatcagtgagtggaatacaaacaacagtgtcgtcgctcggcggccagtgagagaaactgaataTTCGAAAGATtattgtctgtactttttgccgctggcttaagaatgaaataaacagtcgttaccctattgttcTTGTTTTACAGTATATGGATCGCCTGCATCCTGAATCATTTGTATTTAGACCTTTTATCCTTCAGGAACACGTAATTTTTTGTACCCGGGGAAATCGACACAAGTATCTAACATTTCTCATTATCTTGAtaaatagggagccggatcctattgttggcacttttgattcacttcggcagtggggttttttgaaagctactgagctcatattcgGCCACAATATGCTTCTTACTCcaaatttttttaacaatttggccGACGAAAGCCCCCCATGTCAAAGagaatcatgaaagtgcccaagtagctctgcaccctcaGCTATAACTCTCCGTTTTCCGTGATACTTGTGCATCTATTATGAATTGAAgtaattaattttcaaattttaagctTTGTTTCACTTTGACAAATTTATTATCATGTTCTTCACCTCCTTTCGTTTCACATTTCCCTTGCTAGTCACTGGCAGCTTCTCAACAAAGTGAACTCCTCCCCGCAGCTTCATGTGGTCTCTCACTTGTTCGGCCACATAGTTCGCAATATCATCGCCGGAAACCTCTGAACCCTGTTGTCTAATAACAGCGGCCGTTGGTAACTCTGCACTCTTGTTTTCCAGGGGAACACCTACGACGCAAACTTCCTCAACACCCGGTACCTGCATTATAAGTTCTTCCAGCTCCGAAGGGGACACCGGGTCGATATACTTGAATATCTCACTTTTCCGATCGACTATGTATAGATAGCCGTCCTCATCGAAGTATCCCACATCACCGGTCTGGAACCATCCATCCTCGTCGAGCACTGATTCGGTAGCTTCTGCGTTTCTGTAATAACCCTGGAAATGATAGCATATTACATTTTTCTTAACATAAGAAATAATAAAAGAAACAACTTACAATAAATGGAACCGCTCTTTTCACCAATAACTCCCCAATCTCGTCAACTCCAAGCGACTTTCCATCGTCATCAACGATCCGAACCTTCATATTTGGACATACCGTTCCCACAGCTCCTCGCTTTCGTTGAACCAAATCCATTGCAATCGGGCCACATTCGGTTGAAGCGAAGAATGTGTACGACTTTCCGTTCGGAAGGATTGCGTCCATCGCATCCCGTACGCTGTCCGAGACATAATATCCTCCGATACCCCAAAGCGCAATGGAGGATAGATCTGCTGTTTTGACTCGGGGATGGTTTGCCACAGCGTTAGCGAAGAAAGGCGGCCCGTTGACAACGTTGATGCGATACTTCTCCACCAGATCGAACACAAGATCCTCCGAGTACGGCTTTCGAGTGAATACTACTACGCTGTCATAGAACAGAGCCATGTCGTATGTGTAGACTACGCTAATCCAGTGAACTGATCCTGTGACCAATATGCTCAAGTTGGACATACCCCTGGAAGTGAAAGCTGTGTTAATCGCTTGGTTTCATCAGAGAGACTTATAAAATTAAATACTGAGGATAAAATGACGAAGCTCTGTTAGCGTGTGATAAGCTGATTCCCTTCGGAAAGCCAGTCGTACCGGACGAACAGAAAATACTCCAAATCGTTTTGGTCGTGTCTTCCACCAATGTTGGTCTGGAAATAATGAATTCACTAAATTACTATTGAATCAGACCTCATATAACTCACATCTCTTTACTTGAATTCATCTTCACTGCCCGTTTCAACCAACAAATCCTCTATTGACCGTGCTCCTTCCGTGAACTGATCCAGGGAGAAAATCACCACATCTCCTTCGATTGCTTTCCTCGACGCTTTGCTCACCGTACGATAGTTCGAAGAATCACAAAACATTAAACGAGATTGAGTCTGCCGCATCATGTGAGCCATTTCATCCTCAGCATAATTCGGATAGAGTGTATTGTATGGAACAGCCAAAAACTGCAGAGCCACCAACAGAGGAATCAGGTTTTCGTTACCCAGGGCTGCAACCGTAACGACTTCATCCGATTTTTCACCGCAGTTGAACAACTTCTTCAAGTTCTGTGCAATCCGAACAGCTCTGGTACGCAGCTCGCCTCGGGTCAAAACCCGGCCACTATCGCCATCGATCAGAATGGGTTTCTCCGGAGAACGGTTCAATAGTTCCATCAGAACATCGCCTGCACTTCGGCGGGGATCGAACAGCGTCCCAATTTTGGGACCACTCCATATGCGTCCTTTTGGATCGTACGAACGAAGTCATTGTTGGGAGCTAGACGACAGCAATCAGAATGATTTCCGTTTGGCTCAGGAtggttgtttttatttttaaaggaaaaaacTCTTCGGCTGATATGACTGACCTACAGTATATTGATAATTGTTAAACAGCAATCAGCAAGATAAGAGCATCGCTATATCTGCCAGTGGGGAACCTTTGGATGTTTGCTCAGCGTCGTACATAGTTCATCGAGATAAAAAATTGCCTCATCATTTA includes:
- the LOC5575581 gene encoding 4-coumarate--CoA ligase 1, with amino-acid sequence MELLNRSPEKPILIDGDSGRVLTRGELRTRAVRIAQNLKKLFNCGEKSDEVVTVAALGNENLIPLLVALQFLAVPYNTLYPNYAEDEMAHMMRQTQSRLMFCDSSNYRTVSKASRKAIEGDVVIFSLDQFTEGARSIEDLLVETGSEDEFKPTLVEDTTKTIWSIFCSSGTTGFPKGISLSHANRASSFYPQGMSNLSILVTGSVHWISVVYTYDMALFYDSVVVFTRKPYSEDLVFDLVEKYRINVVNGPPFFANAVANHPRVKTADLSSIALWGIGGYYVSDSVRDAMDAILPNGKSYTFFASTECGPIAMDLVQRKRGAVGTVCPNMKVRIVDDDGKSLGVDEIGELLVKRAVPFIGYYRNAEATESVLDEDGWFQTGDVGYFDEDGYLYIVDRKSEIFKYIDPVSPSELEELIMQVPGVEEVCVVGVPLENKSAELPTAAVIRQQGSEVSGDDIANYVAEQVRDHMKLRGGVHFVEKLPVTSKGNVKRKEVKNMIINLSK